A window from Zingiber officinale cultivar Zhangliang chromosome 7A, Zo_v1.1, whole genome shotgun sequence encodes these proteins:
- the LOC121999662 gene encoding receptor-like protein 12 yields the protein MTLNWDFMVISSSSKHAIVIFAALILLSNRANCDDSLHANKGNTCLESERRALIAIKSDMYDPGEWLSSWTGYDCCKWRGVACDNVTGFVTSLDLHYPFEYNPRVGISSNPYEYYLWAEIDFYPYDYNPWVVERIGASKVNPSLFELKHLRYLDLSFNNFSYAHVPPMIASLVHLEYLNLSNACFDGLIPPVLGNLSHIQHLDLGNCYAYPSTLFSNNLSWLPNLNSLEYLDMSCANLSKATNWLHQINLIPTLQVLRLGDAFLPNVPPSLPTFNLTSLTMLDLSGYEWNISASMLRWLSNASNLEHLDISRCWMTVFDAEAFSVALGALHNLRKLVLVDTQIAGEFSTILKNVSRMLQYLDLRWNFLLSGEISTILSILPHQLEFLALHDNNIYGRIPEMLGNYTSLRYLSMSYTRITGDIPRTIGKLIHLEYLDLFGNHITGEMPLSLGNLTNLVFLRLSGNNITGPILESVGNLVSLKILALSENKITGEIPKTLGSLQNMLILDLQDNFLTGQIPTTIGRISNLRYLDVSENHLTGEIPTTIDRILSRIFNLRYLDVSENHLTGEIPTTIDRIFNLRYLDVSENHLTGEIPTTIGRIFNLRYLDVSENHLTGEIPTTIGKIFNLRYLDVSENHLTGEIPKTFSRLCNLWMLDLSLNNIIGELADLLDGLSNCPQGAALSSLRIADNNLNGIIPSNLGLLAQLEELDLSSNSLQGHFKAMFQEYYTNSNSCHDNNLQCAMAPMGSYRPKDKILITAKGSTYEYIRILSLVTSIDLSHNNLSGEIPNELMMLRDLHFLSLSNNHLTGTIPENIAILTELFSLDLSMNNLTGTIPSNLSALNFLSHLNLSFNNLSGRIPTGNQFLTFDDPAIYAGNKDLCGWPLPECPSDEAQRGPLHARDDDDVNGSKLEKVLDYAFIAMGFIVGFWAYWGAMIMKKSIRIALFQMVDRIYDYVQLAVKFGR from the exons ATGACTCTTAATTGGGATTTCATGGTGATTTCTAGTTCTTCAAAGCATGCTATAGTTATCTTTGCCGCTTTAATACTGTTGAGCAATAGAGCAAACTGTGATGATTCTCTACATGCCAACAAGGGGAACACCTGCCTAGAGAGTGAAAGGAGAGCTTTGATTGCCATCAAGAGCGATATGTATGATCCTGGCGAGTGGTTATCTTCATGGACCGGCTATGATTGCTGCAAGTGGAGAGGAGTTGCTTGCGACAATGTTACTGGTTTTGTCACTAGTCTTGACCTTCACTATCCCTTTGAATATAATCCACGGGTGGGGATTAGTAGCAACCCCTATGAATATTATCTTTGGGCGGAGATTGATTTCTATCCCTATGATTATAATCCATGGGTAGTGGAGCGTATTGGTGCGAGCAAGGTAAATCCTTCTCTGTTTGAACTGAAGCATTTGAGATActtggatttgagctttaatAACTTCTCATATGCGCATGTGCCTCCCATGATTGCCTCACTTGTGCACTTGGAATACCTTAACCTCTCCAATGCCTGTTTTGATGGATTAATTCCTCCTGTATTAGGGAATCTTTCCCACATACAACACCTTGACCTTGGAAATTGTTATGCATATCCAAGTACTCTATTCTCAAACAACTTGAGTTGGCTCCCCAACTTAAATTCTCTAGAATATCTCGACATGAGTTGTGCCAACCTCTCTAAAGCAACCAATTGGCTCCACCAAATTAATTTGATTCCTACTCTACAAGTGTTGCGTTTGGGGGATGCATTTCTCCCAAATGTTCCACCTTCTTTACCCACATTTAACCTCACATCCCTCACCATGCTCGATCTCAGTGGGTATGAATGGAACATCAGCGCTTCCATGTTGAGGTGGTTGTCTAATGCCAGTAATCTTGAACACCTCGATATATCTAGATGCTGGATGACGGTGTTTGATGCTGAGGCGTTTTCAGTTGCTTTGGGAGCTCTGCATAATTTGAGGAAGCTAGTTTTGGTCGATACTCAAATAGCAGGAGAATTTTCTACAATTCTGAAGAATGTTAGCAGAATGTTGCAATATTTAGATTTGCGATGGAATTTCTTATTATCTGGAGAAATTTCAACAATTTTGTCGATCCTTCCGCACCAACTGGAGTTCTTAGCATTACACGATAATAACATCTATGGGAGAATCCCAGAGATGTTAGGGAATTACACAAGCTTGAGATACTTGAGTATGTCCTACACTCGAATAACTGGAGATATTCCAAGAACAATAGGGAAACTTATCCATTTGGAGTATCTTGATTTGTTTGGAAATCATATAACAGGTGAGATGCCGTTGAGCCTCGGCAACCTTACGAATTTGGTATTTCTACGTTTGAGTGGAAACAATATCACAGGACCAATACTAGAGAGTGTTGGTAATTTGGTTTCCTTGAAGATTTTAGCTTTGTCTGAAAATAAGATTACTGGAGAAATACCAAAGACTTTGGGGAGTCTTCAAAATATGCTAATATTAGATTTACAAGACAACTTTCTCACTGGGCAAATACCAACAACAATTGGCAGAATTTCCAATCTGCGTTATTTGGATGTATCAGAGAACCACTTAACTGGAGAAATACCAACAACGATTGACAGAATTTTGAGCAGAATTTTCAACCTGCGTTATTTGGATGTATCAGAGAACCACTTAACTGGAGAAATACCAACAACGATTGACAGAATTTTCAACCTGCGTTATTTGGATGTATCAGAGAACCACTTAACTGGAGAAATACCAACAACGATTGGCAGAATTTTCAACCTGCGTTATTTGGATGTATCAGAGAACCACTTAACTGGAGAAATACCAACAACGATTGGCAAAATTTTCAACCTGCGTTATTTGGATGTATCAGAGAACCACTTAACTGGAGAAATACCAAAGACTTTTAGCCGTCTATGCAACCTATGGATGCTAGATCTGTCATTAAACAATATCATCGGAGAGTTAGCAGATCTACTTGATGGCTTATCTAATTGTCCACAAGGAGCAGCGTTATCATCCTTACGCATTGCTGACAATAATTTGAATGGAATTATTCCATCCAACCTTGGACTGTTAGCTCAATTAGAGGAACTGGACCTCTCCTCAAATTCACTGCAAG GACATTTCAAGGCTATGTTTCAAGAATATTATACCAATTCTAACTCATGCCATGATAATAATCTTCAATGTGCAATGGCACCTATGGGCTCTTATAGACCAAAGGATAAGATCCTAATAACTGCCAAAGGATCAACCTATGAATACATTAGAATTCTCTCCCTCGTGACCAGCATAGACCTATCGCATAATAATCTTTCTGGTGAAATCCCAAACGAGCTAATGATGCTTCGTGATTTGCACTTCCTGAGCTTGTCCAACAATCACTTGACCGGTACAATTCCTGAAAACATTGCCATTTTGACAGAGTTATTTTCTCTTGACTTGTCAATGAACAATCTCACTGGCACAATTCCCTCCAACTTATCTGCTCTAAACTTTCTCAGTCACTTGAATCTCTCTTTCAATAACTTGTCCGGAAGAATCCCAACCGGGAATCAATTTCTAACCTTCGATGACCCTGCGATATACGCTGGCAACAAGGACCTTTGTGGTTGGCCACTACCCGAGTGTCCTAGTGATGAAGCCCAGCGAGGTCCACttcatgcaagagatgatgatgatgttaaTGGCAGCAAGCTTGAAAAAGTTCTGGATTATGCCTTCATTGCTATGGGATTTATAGTCGGATTTTGGGCATATTGGGGCGCAATGATCATGAAAAAGTCCATCAGAATTGCTCTCTTCCAGATGGTGGACAGGATTTATGACTATGTGCAACTCGCAGTGAAGTTTGGAAGGTGA